From Prevotella melaninogenica, the proteins below share one genomic window:
- a CDS encoding TonB-dependent receptor yields the protein MAKRLLIFVLLLTSTVVMLAQNRTVTGTLYDAELKEKVPFAVVQLLKQDSSYVVGATSDEAGSFKITAPTNGRFILKASYVGYKTIFQNITIANEQDVAVGQLDFQVDSRTLKEVKVVASAPKVVVKADTFQYNASAYRVPEGSTIEALVKRLPGAEVSSDGTIKINGKEVKKILVDGKEFMVGDTKTAMKNLPTSIVQTIKAYDQKSDLSRVTGIDDGNESTVLDFGIKAGMNKGLFSNIDLGIGTHNRYSEKAMGAYFNNKFRIMGFASANNVNDMGFGGGPRGGFGGVRQGLNATKMVGLNLNYDNGNTLQWDGSVRWNHSDGDLNTRVSSENFVASQGSFANRLSQEYTRTNSWDGRFRLEWRPDSVWNITFRPNFRLTKNDGQVVSSSAANNADPYETVDDPLSAASIAQLKALGTMVNTQRNMTISYGNTTALGAMLQVNRKLSSNGRNVTLRVDGNYSDSDSKTFSTQDIQYFQLQDALGNDSTYRAYRYNLMPTKSWDYALQATYSEPIARKTYLQFSYQFKYGFSKSDRDTYDLSAMPSGTFGSLQPAYRSWDNYLGLLTNPMASYLDDNLSRYSEYRTYTHDMQVMMRMIRDKWKMNVGVMCQPQHSTYMQDYLGVHVDTARTVFNWSPTFDFRYKFSEQSNLRINYKGTITQPTMSQLLSIVDNTDPQNISVGNPGLKPAFTNNFRLFYNTYKQSHSQALMTFANFSTTRNAIGNSVTYDAITGARTIQPVNVNGNWDADAGLMYNTSIDSAGVWNLHTFTRTNFNRYVSYLQLNRTSNLEKNITKSLTLGERLAASYRTSWLELELDGSVDYTNTKNNLQSMSNLRTWQFAYGGTLSLNLPWNMSISTDLHQNSRRGYSDASLNTNELLWNAQISQSMLKGNALTFSLQFYDILRQQSNLSRVINSMSRTDTEYNSINSYIMLRATYRLNLFGGKNAMPKPKDSPDFDRNAPRMRPRPNGRPSGNGGGRPPMGGGFGGF from the coding sequence ATGGCAAAAAGATTGTTGATTTTCGTTCTACTGCTGACCAGCACTGTTGTGATGCTGGCACAGAACAGAACCGTTACAGGTACGCTCTACGATGCAGAGTTAAAGGAGAAAGTACCATTTGCTGTTGTTCAGCTGTTGAAGCAGGACAGCAGCTATGTTGTTGGTGCCACATCAGATGAAGCAGGAAGCTTTAAGATTACAGCTCCTACAAACGGACGATTCATTTTAAAAGCATCGTATGTAGGCTACAAGACTATTTTTCAGAACATTACCATTGCCAATGAGCAGGATGTGGCAGTGGGTCAGTTAGACTTCCAAGTAGACTCACGCACCTTGAAAGAGGTGAAAGTTGTGGCAAGTGCACCGAAAGTTGTCGTAAAAGCCGACACATTCCAGTACAATGCTTCGGCTTATCGCGTGCCAGAAGGTTCGACAATTGAAGCCCTTGTAAAGAGATTACCTGGTGCGGAAGTGTCGAGTGATGGAACCATTAAGATTAATGGAAAGGAAGTTAAGAAGATACTTGTTGATGGAAAGGAGTTCATGGTGGGCGACACCAAGACCGCTATGAAGAATCTCCCTACCTCTATCGTACAAACTATTAAGGCTTACGACCAAAAGAGTGACTTGAGTCGTGTGACGGGTATCGATGATGGTAACGAGTCAACCGTACTCGACTTTGGTATCAAGGCTGGAATGAACAAAGGTTTATTCTCAAATATTGATTTGGGTATCGGTACGCATAACCGCTATTCAGAGAAGGCGATGGGCGCTTATTTCAATAATAAGTTCCGTATAATGGGCTTTGCATCAGCCAATAATGTAAACGACATGGGCTTCGGTGGTGGTCCACGTGGCGGTTTCGGTGGTGTAAGACAGGGATTGAACGCAACCAAGATGGTGGGTCTGAACCTGAATTATGACAACGGAAACACCTTGCAGTGGGATGGTAGTGTGCGTTGGAACCACTCTGATGGCGACCTGAACACACGTGTATCAAGTGAGAACTTCGTAGCAAGTCAGGGCTCATTTGCCAACCGTCTTTCACAAGAATACACCAGAACGAACTCTTGGGACGGCCGTTTCCGCTTGGAGTGGCGACCTGACTCTGTATGGAATATTACGTTCCGACCCAACTTCAGACTCACTAAGAACGACGGACAGGTGGTTAGTTCTTCTGCTGCCAATAACGCTGACCCATACGAAACAGTGGATGATCCATTGTCAGCAGCCTCTATCGCACAGCTGAAAGCATTGGGAACGATGGTGAATACACAGCGTAATATGACCATAAGCTATGGTAATACCACCGCTTTAGGTGCTATGCTGCAGGTGAATCGCAAGCTCTCAAGCAACGGACGAAACGTTACCCTACGTGTAGATGGTAACTATAGTGATTCGGATTCAAAGACTTTCTCAACACAAGATATTCAGTATTTCCAGTTGCAAGATGCACTCGGAAACGACTCTACTTATCGTGCCTATCGTTACAACCTTATGCCAACAAAGAGTTGGGACTATGCCCTACAGGCAACTTATAGCGAGCCAATAGCCCGCAAGACTTACCTGCAGTTCAGCTATCAGTTTAAGTATGGCTTCTCAAAGAGCGACCGTGACACCTACGACCTCTCTGCTATGCCTTCAGGAACATTCGGTAGTCTGCAACCTGCTTACCGTTCATGGGACAATTATCTTGGACTGTTGACCAACCCTATGGCAAGCTATCTCGATGATAACTTGAGCCGTTACTCTGAGTATCGCACCTATACACACGACATGCAGGTGATGATGCGAATGATTCGTGATAAGTGGAAGATGAACGTGGGTGTGATGTGCCAGCCACAGCACTCTACTTACATGCAGGATTACCTCGGTGTACACGTTGACACAGCGCGCACAGTATTCAACTGGAGTCCTACTTTCGACTTCCGTTATAAGTTCAGCGAGCAGAGTAATCTGCGTATCAATTATAAGGGTACGATCACTCAACCTACGATGAGTCAGCTGTTGAGTATCGTCGACAACACTGACCCACAGAATATATCTGTTGGTAACCCGGGACTGAAGCCAGCCTTCACCAATAACTTCCGCTTGTTCTATAACACGTACAAGCAGAGTCATTCACAGGCGCTGATGACCTTTGCGAACTTCTCAACGACACGAAATGCAATTGGCAACAGTGTGACCTACGATGCGATTACAGGTGCTCGTACGATTCAGCCAGTGAACGTAAATGGTAACTGGGATGCTGATGCTGGATTGATGTATAACACAAGTATCGACTCGGCAGGCGTATGGAATCTCCACACCTTTACGCGTACTAACTTCAATCGTTACGTCAGCTATCTGCAGCTTAACAGAACAAGCAACTTAGAGAAGAATATAACGAAGTCATTGACCTTAGGAGAACGACTCGCTGCCAGCTATCGTACCTCTTGGTTAGAATTAGAGTTAGACGGCTCAGTAGACTATACGAACACGAAGAATAATCTTCAGAGTATGAGCAATCTACGTACATGGCAGTTTGCATACGGTGGTACGTTGAGTCTTAACCTCCCTTGGAACATGAGTATCTCGACCGACCTTCACCAGAACAGTCGTCGTGGATATAGCGATGCTTCATTGAACACCAATGAGCTGCTTTGGAATGCGCAAATTTCACAGAGTATGTTGAAAGGCAATGCACTGACCTTCAGTTTGCAGTTCTATGACATCTTACGTCAGCAGAGCAACCTCTCACGTGTCATCAACTCTATGAGTCGTACAGATACTGAATACAATAGTATTAATAGCTATATCATGCTGCGTGCTACCTACCGTCTGAACCTCTTTGGTGGTAAGAACGCTATGCCTAAACCAAAGGATAGTCCAGACTTCGACCGCAATGCTCCCAGAATGCGTCCACGTCCAAATGGTCGTCCTTCTGGCAACGGTGGCGGTCGTCCTCCTATGGGCGGTGGATTCGGTGGATTCTAA
- a CDS encoding DUF4302 domain-containing protein — translation MKANKLFIYLLLALPALFLQSCQTEEENVFGKPYSERMDEFLQKAQETLVASQYGWALDYYPQRNQAYGGVAYTIKFTRDNAIVRYENNPDDGEVKSLYKMKEDDGPVLSFDTYNTFLHIYATPKNGEYLGKEGDFEFVIDSIGADRIKIHGKRSLNTMYLNKLSGEASEYIEKVTELTNLFVFSDVALTIGGKPYTLVVTDKNNRQLAIYDGDKLVAESAYAFTDKGIRLYEPIMLNGVQLYDLTFDKATAKFTGTGVESTASNVDVNLIAKMIGAINASNGEKTITKTIPYLNKLDITCDASWLHLSKDGDKLTIKVDANPIATKARGAKLKISNGIKEAQVQILQFDLSALMGTYELTMTSYVSKDGKMGFFDNTRTARLRYVGSGANRKFYLNVHSAYGSDYVFPLTYVASANAFLMQGGQKVMTFQGNNVSYNIGNAFNIDEKSGTGTGTGAYNLITFTVADNGDISASLCGPLFSISNGQVQYTGLTTERIILWAYTGEPFTSENLAGWWDKWTNPVITKKASTSSSAKPSILPEDSFDNTASVLMPQYLPNRVARFDVDWNSFLTTSTASQVKLNK, via the coding sequence ATGAAAGCAAATAAATTATTTATATATCTCCTACTTGCCTTGCCAGCTCTTTTCCTTCAGTCATGCCAGACAGAAGAAGAGAATGTCTTTGGAAAGCCTTACTCTGAGCGTATGGACGAATTCCTTCAGAAGGCACAGGAAACGTTGGTTGCATCGCAATATGGCTGGGCTTTAGACTATTATCCACAGAGAAACCAGGCTTATGGTGGCGTGGCTTATACGATTAAGTTCACCCGTGACAATGCGATTGTACGCTACGAGAATAATCCTGATGATGGCGAGGTAAAGTCATTGTATAAGATGAAAGAAGACGACGGACCGGTTTTGTCGTTCGATACGTACAATACCTTCCTCCACATTTATGCTACTCCAAAGAATGGTGAGTATCTCGGTAAGGAAGGCGACTTCGAGTTCGTTATCGATAGTATTGGTGCTGACCGCATCAAGATTCACGGCAAGCGTTCGTTGAATACTATGTATCTCAATAAACTCTCTGGCGAAGCTTCAGAATATATAGAGAAGGTAACAGAACTTACCAACCTCTTTGTTTTCTCTGATGTAGCTCTTACCATTGGTGGAAAGCCTTACACACTCGTTGTCACCGATAAGAACAATCGTCAGTTGGCTATCTATGATGGTGATAAACTTGTTGCTGAGTCTGCTTACGCCTTTACAGATAAAGGAATCCGTTTGTATGAGCCTATTATGTTGAATGGCGTACAGTTGTACGACTTAACATTTGATAAGGCAACAGCTAAGTTTACTGGAACAGGTGTGGAATCTACTGCTTCTAATGTTGATGTAAATCTCATTGCGAAGATGATAGGTGCTATCAACGCTTCTAATGGTGAAAAGACTATTACTAAGACCATTCCATATCTTAACAAACTCGACATCACTTGCGATGCATCATGGCTTCACCTCTCTAAGGATGGTGATAAGCTTACTATTAAGGTAGATGCTAATCCTATTGCAACGAAAGCACGTGGTGCAAAACTTAAGATTTCAAATGGTATAAAAGAGGCACAGGTTCAGATCCTGCAGTTCGACCTTTCTGCACTCATGGGTACTTATGAGCTCACGATGACTTCATATGTATCAAAGGATGGAAAGATGGGCTTCTTTGATAATACTCGTACAGCACGACTGAGATATGTTGGTTCTGGTGCGAACCGCAAGTTCTACCTCAATGTTCACAGTGCTTATGGCTCAGACTATGTATTCCCATTGACCTACGTAGCTTCTGCTAATGCATTCTTGATGCAGGGTGGTCAGAAGGTGATGACCTTCCAGGGAAATAATGTAAGCTATAACATCGGTAATGCCTTTAACATCGATGAGAAGAGTGGTACAGGTACAGGTACAGGTGCTTACAACCTCATTACCTTCACCGTTGCAGACAATGGCGACATCAGTGCGTCACTCTGTGGACCATTGTTCAGCATCTCTAATGGACAGGTACAGTATACTGGTTTGACTACTGAGCGTATCATTCTCTGGGCTTACACTGGCGAACCATTCACCTCTGAGAATCTTGCAGGTTGGTGGGATAAGTGGACTAACCCAGTAATCACCAAGAAGGCCTCTACATCTTCATCTGCCAAGCCTTCTATCTTGCCAGAGGATTCATTCGACAATACAGCGTCTGTATTGATGCCACAGTATCTACCAAACCGTGTTGCACGCTTCGATGTAGACTGGAACTCATTCCTCACAACATCTACAGCGTCTCAAGTAAAACTAAACAAGTAA
- a CDS encoding BACON domain-containing protein, which translates to MKKIFNICLLLAVTAGFVACSDDNDAGSNYLRENPVQVVNSKLTFTAAAQKGGVKFTAPAGSTVSVSDSWATALLQNDSIVVSVTNNPAIDSRSAVLTIKNGKDSTNLPILQAGALFKYKGTKYYAVSDKDTTLTLPYTALGAEPSMELADASDASGVASIENKDSAFVAHIGANTTGEIRTFSLVLKNQENRDTITVTQGGIDDLAGKTYSLYGYDLLKMTSSTTDIKTLVTQIVGTLEKKSDTELTFNSSDTGMKMTLTFDPAKVSLSLKAGEYVLSKRVNDTTYFYRTAIWDINHYGTFMKLIRQQIEGHNAGKVSDTEFAAFQKVVPGIYNYYASNQLTMTARMSYSKADKMVAGILEDSGKNAAYIKSLKYLGPLGFPLNSFNGNVFAIYKYNQQGSQLYLNGPLFLLQPVMLFHPLSKSAKPAAFMQKR; encoded by the coding sequence ATGAAAAAGATATTTAATATTTGTCTTCTCCTTGCTGTTACTGCAGGCTTCGTTGCCTGCAGTGACGACAACGATGCAGGTAGTAATTACTTGCGTGAGAACCCTGTGCAGGTAGTAAATTCAAAACTTACCTTTACTGCTGCGGCACAGAAGGGTGGGGTGAAGTTTACTGCACCTGCTGGCTCAACCGTCTCTGTCAGTGATTCATGGGCAACAGCTCTGTTGCAGAACGATTCTATCGTAGTCAGTGTTACTAACAACCCAGCCATTGACAGTCGTTCTGCTGTGTTGACAATCAAGAATGGTAAGGATTCTACTAATCTGCCAATCTTGCAGGCTGGAGCTCTTTTCAAGTACAAAGGTACTAAGTATTACGCTGTGAGTGATAAGGATACAACCCTCACTCTACCTTATACTGCATTAGGTGCTGAGCCTTCTATGGAGCTTGCTGATGCTTCCGATGCTTCTGGTGTGGCATCAATTGAGAATAAGGACTCTGCTTTCGTGGCACATATTGGAGCTAACACAACAGGTGAGATTCGTACTTTCTCACTCGTTTTGAAGAACCAAGAGAATCGTGATACTATCACTGTAACACAGGGTGGCATTGACGATCTTGCAGGTAAGACCTATAGTCTCTATGGTTATGACCTTCTTAAGATGACCTCATCTACAACTGATATTAAAACTTTGGTTACGCAGATTGTTGGTACACTTGAGAAGAAATCTGATACCGAGTTGACCTTTAATTCAAGTGATACGGGTATGAAGATGACGCTCACCTTTGATCCTGCTAAGGTATCATTGTCATTGAAGGCTGGTGAATATGTTCTTTCAAAGAGAGTTAATGATACCACTTATTTCTACAGAACTGCTATTTGGGACATCAATCATTATGGTACATTCATGAAACTTATTCGTCAGCAGATTGAAGGTCATAATGCTGGTAAGGTGAGTGATACCGAATTTGCTGCATTCCAGAAGGTTGTTCCTGGTATTTATAACTATTATGCGTCAAATCAGTTGACAATGACAGCAAGGATGTCTTACTCTAAGGCGGATAAGATGGTTGCTGGTATTCTTGAGGATAGTGGTAAGAATGCCGCTTACATAAAGAGCTTAAAGTATTTAGGACCTTTAGGTTTCCCTCTTAATTCATTTAATGGAAATGTCTTCGCAATCTATAAGTACAACCAGCAGGGAAGCCAGTTATATCTTAATGGTCCTCTGTTCTTGCTTCAGCCTGTGATGCTTTTCCATCCTTTAAGCAAAAGTGCTAAGCCTGCTGCGTTCATGCAGAAGAGATAA
- a CDS encoding zinc-binding metallopeptidase — MKKNILALSLLAAVTAGFTACSDDNLSSESVIKPSKTANTVFDKWLYKNFVVPYNIQIQWRYEDNESDMSYYDVPADSAQSVELAHIVKYTCVEAYTEAAGIDFTRRFFPKLFSFLGEFEYGNNGSIKLGTAEGGKKIRLLGVNHLDKVKNNRTALDEYYLKTIHHEFVHIVNQTKDYPREFGKITPTGYVNDSWLSEKYGTGYEKRGFVTAYSQKEEREDFAEVVSTYIISTDAQWKAILKKATIVDANGAEAKDQPGVTAIEKKLEIAKRYYKETFNVDLDKVRDTVIERENNVVSGSYNLTNLNY, encoded by the coding sequence ATGAAGAAAAACATATTAGCTTTATCGCTATTGGCGGCAGTGACAGCAGGCTTCACTGCTTGTTCAGACGATAATTTGTCAAGCGAGAGCGTTATCAAGCCTTCTAAGACGGCAAACACTGTTTTCGACAAGTGGCTGTATAAGAACTTCGTAGTACCTTATAACATTCAAATCCAATGGCGTTATGAGGACAATGAGTCGGATATGTCTTACTATGATGTGCCAGCCGATTCAGCTCAGTCAGTGGAGTTAGCGCATATCGTGAAGTACACTTGTGTTGAAGCTTATACCGAAGCAGCAGGTATTGATTTCACACGTCGCTTCTTCCCAAAGCTCTTCAGCTTCTTGGGTGAGTTCGAGTATGGAAACAATGGTAGTATAAAACTCGGTACTGCTGAGGGTGGAAAGAAGATTCGTCTCTTGGGTGTTAATCATCTTGATAAAGTCAAGAACAATCGTACCGCTTTGGATGAATATTATCTTAAGACGATTCACCACGAGTTTGTTCACATCGTGAACCAGACTAAGGACTACCCACGTGAGTTTGGTAAGATAACACCAACAGGTTATGTTAATGATTCGTGGCTTTCTGAGAAGTATGGAACAGGCTATGAGAAGCGTGGTTTCGTTACAGCCTACTCACAGAAAGAAGAGCGTGAGGACTTTGCTGAGGTAGTAAGTACTTACATTATCTCTACCGATGCACAGTGGAAGGCTATCCTCAAGAAAGCAACCATTGTGGATGCGAATGGTGCAGAAGCAAAAGATCAGCCAGGTGTAACAGCTATTGAGAAGAAGCTCGAGATTGCTAAACGTTACTATAAAGAGACCTTTAATGTCGACCTTGATAAGGTGCGTGATACTGTCATTGAGCGTGAGAACAACGTTGTTAGTGGCAGTTATAATCTGACAAATCTTAATTATTAA